The proteins below are encoded in one region of Sminthopsis crassicaudata isolate SCR6 chromosome 1, ASM4859323v1, whole genome shotgun sequence:
- the IL6ST gene encoding interleukin-6 receptor subunit beta isoform X1, whose amino-acid sequence MLAIWTWIVPALFIFLTIDSVEGRIIKTCGHIVPESPIIALNTNFTATCVLNEDCLKEHHLNASYILWKIKNNYVPKEHYTIINRTAASVTIKDISSLSILLTCNILLYGQIEHTVYGIEIKVGLLPEKPKELSCIVNGQSNMKCQWDPGRETHLDTTYVLKSEWPTRQLPDCIPPTGVNNSCTVDMVVVFVNMDVWVVATNALGNVSSDRINFDPVDFVKLLPPHNLSVTKSKEISSILKVSWINPAKPFDELKYNIRYRARGASNWTHIPPEDTASTRDSFTVQDLKPFTDYVFSIRCMNKDGRGFWSNWSTEASGITYEAKPSNVPSFWYTIDPSQDHGYRQVHLKWKTLPPFEANGRILDYEVTLERGKTSHLSRYVNDTKLTLNVTNDPYVITLKARNIVGSSEPTNLTIPGRDFKAAHPVTNLKAFPKDEKLWVAWTPPNESVNKYILEWCVLSDSLPCIPDWQQEDSTVKLTYLQGNLTKSKCYLITVIPVYNNGPGSPQSVKAYLKQDRPSTGPVVRIKKVGKNEAVLVWDHLPIDKQNGFIRNYTIFYKTSSGNVTAVHLNSSHTEYTLSPLISDTLYVVRMTAYTDVGGMDGPEVNFTTPKFAQGEIEAIVVPVCLAFLLTTLLGVLLCFNKLDLIKKHIWPNVPDPSKSHIAQWSPHTPTRHNLHPKDQMYPEGNFTDTDVSVVEIEANEKKPLPEDLKSLDLFKKEKITTEGHSSGIGGSSCMSSSRPSISSNDESESGQNTSSTVQYSTVVHSGYRHQLPSVQVFSRSESTQPLLDSEERPEDLQIVENGGSGDGASPRQQYFKQNCSQDEIGPDLSHFERSKQVSSVNEEDFVRLKQQQMSDQRSQSFVSEQVKDFEDVSAADCFGASTEAQIQRFETIGLEAATEEGMPKSYLPQTVRQGGYVPQ is encoded by the exons ATGTTGGCTATATGGACTTGGATAGTGCCAGCTTTGTTTATTTTCCTCACCATTGATTCAGTGGAAG gtAGAATTATAAAAACATGTGGTCACATAGTCCCAGAATCTCCAATCATAGCACTTAATACTAATTTCACAGCGACTTGTGTTTTAAATGAAGATTGTTTGAAGGAGCACCACTTAAATGCTAGTTATAttctctggaaaataaaaaacaactatgTTCCTAAAGAACACTACACTATCATAAATAGAACAGCTGCCAGTGTTACAATCAAAGATATATCTTCGTTAAGTATTCTACTAACATGCAACATTTTACTATATGGACAGATTGAACATACTGTTTATGGAATCGAAATCAAAGTAGGCT TGCTTCCAGAGAAACCAAAAGAACTGAGTTGCATTGTGAATGGTCAAAGTAACATGAAATGCCAATGGGATCCTGGAAGGGAAACACATTTGGATACAACATATGTTTTAAAGTCAGAATG GCCAACGCGGCAGCTGCCAGATTGCATCCCACCAACTGGTGTAAATAATTCATGCACAGTTGATATGGTTGTGGTTTTTGTCAATATGGATGTCTGGGTAGTAGCTACAAATGCCCTTGGAAATGTTTCATCTGATCGTATCAATTTTGATCCCGTCGATTTTG tgAAACTGCTTCCTCCACATAATTTATCAGTCACCAAGTCTAAGGAAATATCCAGTATCTTAAAAGTGTCATGGATCAACCCTGCTAAGCCTTTTGATGAACTGAAATATAACATTCGGTATCGTGCCAGAGGTGCTTCAAATTGGACACAT ATTCCTCCTGAAGATACAGCTTCAACCCGAGATTCGTTTACTGTTCAGGATCTCAAACCTTTTACAGACTATGTGTTTTCAATTCGTTGTATGAACAAAGATGGTAGGGGATTCTGGAGTAATTGGAGTACAGAAGCAAGTGGAATCACCTATGAAGCTA AACCATCAAATGTACCAAGTTTCTGGTATACAATTGATCCTTCTCAAGATCATGGATATAGACAAGTACACCTGAAATGGAAG ACTTTGCCTCCATTTGAAGCCAATGGAAGAATCTTAGATTATGAAGTCACTCTAGAGAGAGGGAAAACATCACATTTATCAAGATATGTTAATGATACAAAATTGACTCTGAATGTCACAAATGATCCTTATGTCATAACTCTGAAAGCTCGTAATATAGTCGGAAGCTCTGAACCAACTAATTTAACTATTCCTGGCCGTGACTTTAAAG CAGCTCACCCTGtgacaaatcttaaagcatttccTAAAGATGAGAAACTTTGGGTAGCATGGACACCTCCAAATGAatctgtaaataaatatatactggAGTGGTGTGTATTATCTGACAGTTTGCCATGTATTCCTGATTGGCAGCAAGAGGACAGTACCGTGAAACTAACCTACTTACAAG GAAATTTAACGAAGAGCAAATGTTATTTGATAACAGTTATCCCAGTGTATAATAATGGCCCAGGAAGCCCTCAGTCTGTAAAGGCATATCTTAAACAAGATC GGCCTTCTACAGGACCTGTGGTTCGAATAAAgaaagttggaaaaaatgaagCTGTCTTAGTGTGGGATCACCTTCCTATTGATAAGCAGAATGGATTCATCAGAAACTATACCATATTTTACAAAACTAGCAGTGGAAATGTAACAG cTGTGCATCTGAACTCATCCCACACAGAATATACACTTTCTCCCTTGATTAGTGACACATTGTACGTGGTGCGAATGACAGCATATACAGATGTAGGGGGCATGGATGGTCCAGAAGTCAATTTTACTACTCCAAAATTTG ctcaaGGAGAAATTGAAGCCATAGTTGTGCCAGTTTGCTTAGCGTTCTTGTTGACCACCCTTCTGGGAGTATTGCTCTGTTTTAACAAACTAGATCT gATTAAAAAACACATTTGGCCTAATGTTCCAGATCCTTCAAAGAGTCACATTGCTCAGTGGTCACCTCACACACCAACTAGG cATAATTTGCATCCCAAAGATCAGATGTACCCAGAAGGCAATTTCACTGACACTGATGTCAGTGTTGTAGAaatagaagcaaatgaaaaaaagccTCTTCCAGAAGACCTGAAGTCATTGGATCtcttcaaaaaggagaaaatcactACTGAGGGACACAGTAGTGGTATCGGAGGTTCTTCATGCATGTCATCTTCTAGGCCAAGCATTTCTAGTAATGATGAAAGCGAATCTGGACAAAACACTTCAAGCACCGTGCAGTATTCTACTGTGGTACATAGTGGCTACAGGCACCAGCTTCCATCAGTCCAGGTCTTCTCAAGGTCTGAGTCTACCCAGCCTTTATTGGACTCAGAGGAGCGACCAGAAGATCTCCAGATAGTAGAGAATGGAGGAAGTGGTGATGGCGCATCACCCAGGCAGCAGTATTTCAAACAAAACTGTAGTCAAGATGAAATCGGTCCAGATTTATCACATTTTGAAAGATCAAAGCAAGTTTCTTCAGTGAATGAGGAAGATTTTGTTAGGCTTAAACAGCAACAGATGTCAGATCAGAGATCACAATCCTTTGTATCGGAACAAGTGAAAGATTTTGAAGATGTTTCTGCAGCAGATTGTTTTGGTGCAAGTACCGAGGCACAAATTCAAAGGTTTGAAACAATTGGGTTAGAGGCAGCAACTGAGGAAGGAATGCCTAAAAGCTATTTGCCTCAGACTGTAAGACAAGGGGGCTATGTGCCTCAGTGA
- the IL6ST gene encoding interleukin-6 receptor subunit beta isoform X2 — MLAIWTWIVPALFIFLTIDSVEGRIIKTCGHIVPESPIIALNTNFTATCVLNEDCLKEHHLNASYILWKIKNNYVPKEHYTIINRTAASVTIKDISSLSILLTCNILLYGQIEHTVYGIEIKVGLLPEKPKELSCIVNGQSNMKCQWDPGRETHLDTTYVLKSEWPTRQLPDCIPPTGVNNSCTVDMVVVFVNMDVWVVATNALGNVSSDRINFDPVDFVKLLPPHNLSVTKSKEISSILKVSWINPAKPFDELKYNIRYRARGASNWTHIPPEDTASTRDSFTVQDLKPFTDYVFSIRCMNKDGRGFWSNWSTEASGITYEAKPSNVPSFWYTIDPSQDHGYRQVHLKWKTLPPFEANGRILDYEVTLERGKTSHLSRYVNDTKLTLNVTNDPYVITLKARNIVGSSEPTNLTIPGRDFKAHPVTNLKAFPKDEKLWVAWTPPNESVNKYILEWCVLSDSLPCIPDWQQEDSTVKLTYLQGNLTKSKCYLITVIPVYNNGPGSPQSVKAYLKQDRPSTGPVVRIKKVGKNEAVLVWDHLPIDKQNGFIRNYTIFYKTSSGNVTAVHLNSSHTEYTLSPLISDTLYVVRMTAYTDVGGMDGPEVNFTTPKFAQGEIEAIVVPVCLAFLLTTLLGVLLCFNKLDLIKKHIWPNVPDPSKSHIAQWSPHTPTRHNLHPKDQMYPEGNFTDTDVSVVEIEANEKKPLPEDLKSLDLFKKEKITTEGHSSGIGGSSCMSSSRPSISSNDESESGQNTSSTVQYSTVVHSGYRHQLPSVQVFSRSESTQPLLDSEERPEDLQIVENGGSGDGASPRQQYFKQNCSQDEIGPDLSHFERSKQVSSVNEEDFVRLKQQQMSDQRSQSFVSEQVKDFEDVSAADCFGASTEAQIQRFETIGLEAATEEGMPKSYLPQTVRQGGYVPQ; from the exons ATGTTGGCTATATGGACTTGGATAGTGCCAGCTTTGTTTATTTTCCTCACCATTGATTCAGTGGAAG gtAGAATTATAAAAACATGTGGTCACATAGTCCCAGAATCTCCAATCATAGCACTTAATACTAATTTCACAGCGACTTGTGTTTTAAATGAAGATTGTTTGAAGGAGCACCACTTAAATGCTAGTTATAttctctggaaaataaaaaacaactatgTTCCTAAAGAACACTACACTATCATAAATAGAACAGCTGCCAGTGTTACAATCAAAGATATATCTTCGTTAAGTATTCTACTAACATGCAACATTTTACTATATGGACAGATTGAACATACTGTTTATGGAATCGAAATCAAAGTAGGCT TGCTTCCAGAGAAACCAAAAGAACTGAGTTGCATTGTGAATGGTCAAAGTAACATGAAATGCCAATGGGATCCTGGAAGGGAAACACATTTGGATACAACATATGTTTTAAAGTCAGAATG GCCAACGCGGCAGCTGCCAGATTGCATCCCACCAACTGGTGTAAATAATTCATGCACAGTTGATATGGTTGTGGTTTTTGTCAATATGGATGTCTGGGTAGTAGCTACAAATGCCCTTGGAAATGTTTCATCTGATCGTATCAATTTTGATCCCGTCGATTTTG tgAAACTGCTTCCTCCACATAATTTATCAGTCACCAAGTCTAAGGAAATATCCAGTATCTTAAAAGTGTCATGGATCAACCCTGCTAAGCCTTTTGATGAACTGAAATATAACATTCGGTATCGTGCCAGAGGTGCTTCAAATTGGACACAT ATTCCTCCTGAAGATACAGCTTCAACCCGAGATTCGTTTACTGTTCAGGATCTCAAACCTTTTACAGACTATGTGTTTTCAATTCGTTGTATGAACAAAGATGGTAGGGGATTCTGGAGTAATTGGAGTACAGAAGCAAGTGGAATCACCTATGAAGCTA AACCATCAAATGTACCAAGTTTCTGGTATACAATTGATCCTTCTCAAGATCATGGATATAGACAAGTACACCTGAAATGGAAG ACTTTGCCTCCATTTGAAGCCAATGGAAGAATCTTAGATTATGAAGTCACTCTAGAGAGAGGGAAAACATCACATTTATCAAGATATGTTAATGATACAAAATTGACTCTGAATGTCACAAATGATCCTTATGTCATAACTCTGAAAGCTCGTAATATAGTCGGAAGCTCTGAACCAACTAATTTAACTATTCCTGGCCGTGACTTTAAAG CTCACCCTGtgacaaatcttaaagcatttccTAAAGATGAGAAACTTTGGGTAGCATGGACACCTCCAAATGAatctgtaaataaatatatactggAGTGGTGTGTATTATCTGACAGTTTGCCATGTATTCCTGATTGGCAGCAAGAGGACAGTACCGTGAAACTAACCTACTTACAAG GAAATTTAACGAAGAGCAAATGTTATTTGATAACAGTTATCCCAGTGTATAATAATGGCCCAGGAAGCCCTCAGTCTGTAAAGGCATATCTTAAACAAGATC GGCCTTCTACAGGACCTGTGGTTCGAATAAAgaaagttggaaaaaatgaagCTGTCTTAGTGTGGGATCACCTTCCTATTGATAAGCAGAATGGATTCATCAGAAACTATACCATATTTTACAAAACTAGCAGTGGAAATGTAACAG cTGTGCATCTGAACTCATCCCACACAGAATATACACTTTCTCCCTTGATTAGTGACACATTGTACGTGGTGCGAATGACAGCATATACAGATGTAGGGGGCATGGATGGTCCAGAAGTCAATTTTACTACTCCAAAATTTG ctcaaGGAGAAATTGAAGCCATAGTTGTGCCAGTTTGCTTAGCGTTCTTGTTGACCACCCTTCTGGGAGTATTGCTCTGTTTTAACAAACTAGATCT gATTAAAAAACACATTTGGCCTAATGTTCCAGATCCTTCAAAGAGTCACATTGCTCAGTGGTCACCTCACACACCAACTAGG cATAATTTGCATCCCAAAGATCAGATGTACCCAGAAGGCAATTTCACTGACACTGATGTCAGTGTTGTAGAaatagaagcaaatgaaaaaaagccTCTTCCAGAAGACCTGAAGTCATTGGATCtcttcaaaaaggagaaaatcactACTGAGGGACACAGTAGTGGTATCGGAGGTTCTTCATGCATGTCATCTTCTAGGCCAAGCATTTCTAGTAATGATGAAAGCGAATCTGGACAAAACACTTCAAGCACCGTGCAGTATTCTACTGTGGTACATAGTGGCTACAGGCACCAGCTTCCATCAGTCCAGGTCTTCTCAAGGTCTGAGTCTACCCAGCCTTTATTGGACTCAGAGGAGCGACCAGAAGATCTCCAGATAGTAGAGAATGGAGGAAGTGGTGATGGCGCATCACCCAGGCAGCAGTATTTCAAACAAAACTGTAGTCAAGATGAAATCGGTCCAGATTTATCACATTTTGAAAGATCAAAGCAAGTTTCTTCAGTGAATGAGGAAGATTTTGTTAGGCTTAAACAGCAACAGATGTCAGATCAGAGATCACAATCCTTTGTATCGGAACAAGTGAAAGATTTTGAAGATGTTTCTGCAGCAGATTGTTTTGGTGCAAGTACCGAGGCACAAATTCAAAGGTTTGAAACAATTGGGTTAGAGGCAGCAACTGAGGAAGGAATGCCTAAAAGCTATTTGCCTCAGACTGTAAGACAAGGGGGCTATGTGCCTCAGTGA